One window of the Carnobacterium maltaromaticum DSM 20342 genome contains the following:
- a CDS encoding GNAT family N-acetyltransferase has product MKDYQFIKDYKEQEHYRNSFNQLVERTYGFNFEAWYQLGAWNENYQCYSYLAKNEVIANVSINHMQIRYQGESYPMIQIGTVMTHPDYQNQGLIRELIKKIEADYQDKVGGFYLFANEQVLDFYPKFGYKKQIESCYTLNYQSEKKINSSSVEKVDSQNQAHHQLIQRLIANRVSINQEFQILTMEHLEWFYYHTALADAIYYLPSLDSIILASCEAGKLDIFDILTTGKLKLDEFLHEIEQEFTFEKVEFHFMPDEDWMDKIDVTPSVDNDDTLFVKPLQRNWPSQFKFPQISHA; this is encoded by the coding sequence ATGAAAGATTATCAATTTATCAAAGATTATAAAGAACAAGAACACTATCGAAATTCTTTTAACCAACTTGTAGAACGAACATACGGCTTTAATTTTGAGGCTTGGTATCAACTTGGAGCATGGAACGAAAACTATCAATGTTATTCTTACCTCGCTAAAAATGAAGTTATCGCGAATGTTTCCATCAACCATATGCAAATACGTTATCAAGGTGAGAGCTATCCAATGATTCAAATTGGCACAGTCATGACGCATCCAGACTATCAAAATCAAGGGTTAATTCGTGAATTAATAAAAAAAATTGAAGCAGATTACCAAGATAAAGTGGGAGGATTTTACTTATTTGCAAATGAACAAGTCTTAGATTTTTATCCAAAATTTGGCTATAAAAAGCAAATTGAAAGTTGTTATACTCTAAATTATCAGTCGGAAAAGAAAATAAATTCAAGTTCAGTAGAAAAAGTAGACAGTCAAAATCAAGCACATCATCAGCTTATCCAAAGGTTAATAGCTAATAGAGTATCTATAAATCAAGAGTTCCAAATTTTAACTATGGAGCATCTAGAATGGTTTTATTATCATACAGCATTAGCAGATGCTATTTATTATCTACCTTCTTTAGATAGTATTATTTTAGCAAGCTGTGAAGCAGGTAAATTGGATATTTTTGATATTCTGACGACTGGAAAACTTAAACTAGATGAGTTTTTGCACGAAATTGAACAAGAATTTACATTTGAAAAAGTAGAATTTCATTTTATGCCAGATGAAGATTGGATGGATAAAATTGATGTAACACCATCCGTTGATAATGATGATACTTTATTTGTTAAACCTCTTCAAAGGAACTGGCCGAGTCAGTTTAAATTTCCTCAAATTTCTCATGCATAA
- a CDS encoding cation-translocating P-type ATPase encodes MLWVKESIDEIVKKLGSNEDKGLDDASILEKQKKYGANEFEEGKKETTLEKVGHHLAEITTIILLVAAAISAYLALTTGYGWAKVIVILAIVVLNIVLGIYQENSAEKALDALKNMNAHLTTVIRSGVRKPIDAKELVPGDIIELQAGDLVPADARIIESSSLQVEESALTGESLPVEKDGNLTITEDVPLGDRLNMVYSGCLVTNGRAKAIVVETGMDTEMGKIASLINNTTKLKTPLQIRLKELAKRLSLVAIVAGILIFGIGVLIHGETMIEMLMVAISLSVAAVPETLPVIVTLTLTYGVKNMVKKNTIIRRIPAVETIGNTSVICSDKTGTLTQNKMQVQKIWAANALPKSVNELFTNEENQLLELLSISNNATVELIEEKEQIIGDPTESAIIGLLQAKGITKASLEEKYPRVFELPFDSERKLMTTIHKTDNGYIAITKGAFDRIPVTFSPELLNEAKRVHDEFAEDALRVISAAYQTFDTMPTELTAEALEHDLIFLGMVGMIDPPRPESRPAVLAAKKAGIKTVMITGDHIVTASAIAKEIGILEEGDLAITGQDLDKMNQAELEAKVRDVSVYARVSPEDKIRIVQAWQANGEIVAMTGDGVNDAPALKAADVGIAMGITGTDVSKNAADMILTDDNFATIVDAVAEGRTAYENIRKTIYFLLSTNFSQIFIMLIAVILGWGVPVVAVQLLLINVVSDGIPGFWLSLEKPDADIMNRKPIRKDAGIFANGLGKKVGTQAVVFTIVTLIGFYIGQFVTVSSSIGASYEVGMTMSFVILAWSSVAHIFNVRSDKSIFKVGILSNPRLFYSALGSMLIILGLALIPSLATIFFLVPMSLTHWIISFVLAMSPLVFVEIQKNFFTKK; translated from the coding sequence ATGTTATGGGTTAAGGAATCAATTGATGAGATCGTGAAAAAATTAGGTTCAAATGAAGACAAAGGCTTGGATGATGCAAGCATTTTGGAAAAACAAAAGAAATATGGTGCAAATGAATTTGAGGAAGGTAAAAAGGAGACTACTTTAGAAAAGGTAGGACATCACTTAGCTGAAATCACAACAATTATTTTGTTAGTTGCTGCAGCTATTTCAGCGTATTTAGCTTTAACAACTGGGTATGGTTGGGCTAAAGTAATTGTTATTTTAGCTATTGTGGTTTTAAATATAGTTCTAGGGATTTATCAGGAAAATAGTGCGGAAAAGGCACTAGATGCTCTGAAAAATATGAATGCTCATTTAACCACAGTGATTCGAAGTGGTGTCAGAAAACCGATTGACGCCAAAGAATTAGTACCAGGAGATATTATTGAGTTGCAAGCGGGAGATTTAGTCCCAGCAGATGCACGAATTATTGAAAGTAGCAGTTTACAAGTAGAAGAATCCGCTTTGACAGGCGAAAGTTTACCTGTTGAAAAAGACGGAAATTTGACTATAACGGAAGATGTACCTTTAGGAGATCGCTTAAATATGGTTTATTCGGGTTGTTTAGTGACCAATGGACGTGCAAAAGCGATAGTAGTTGAAACAGGTATGGACACCGAAATGGGGAAAATTGCCAGTTTAATCAACAATACAACTAAGTTAAAAACACCCTTACAAATCCGCTTAAAAGAATTAGCTAAACGTTTAAGTTTAGTAGCTATAGTTGCTGGAATTTTAATTTTCGGAATTGGTGTTTTGATTCATGGTGAAACAATGATTGAGATGTTGATGGTAGCTATTTCGTTATCAGTAGCAGCTGTTCCTGAAACATTACCAGTTATTGTAACACTGACACTAACGTATGGTGTTAAGAATATGGTCAAGAAGAATACGATTATTCGCCGTATTCCTGCTGTAGAAACAATTGGAAACACCTCTGTCATCTGTTCAGATAAGACAGGGACGCTAACACAAAATAAAATGCAAGTTCAAAAAATTTGGGCAGCTAATGCGTTGCCTAAATCAGTTAATGAACTTTTCACAAATGAAGAAAATCAATTATTAGAGTTGTTGAGTATTTCGAACAATGCGACAGTTGAATTGATTGAGGAAAAGGAACAAATTATTGGCGATCCAACGGAGTCGGCTATTATCGGCTTACTACAAGCAAAAGGCATTACCAAAGCGAGTTTGGAAGAAAAGTACCCCCGTGTTTTTGAATTGCCATTTGATTCAGAGCGTAAATTGATGACGACTATTCATAAAACTGATAATGGATATATAGCAATTACCAAAGGAGCCTTTGATCGAATTCCAGTAACCTTTAGCCCTGAATTATTAAATGAAGCTAAACGGGTTCATGATGAGTTTGCTGAAGATGCACTGCGAGTTATTTCAGCTGCGTATCAAACATTTGATACAATGCCAACAGAATTAACCGCAGAAGCTTTAGAGCATGATTTAATCTTTCTAGGTATGGTTGGAATGATTGATCCACCACGACCAGAAAGTCGTCCTGCCGTATTAGCAGCTAAAAAAGCTGGGATTAAGACAGTCATGATTACTGGGGATCATATTGTGACTGCATCAGCTATTGCAAAAGAAATTGGCATCTTAGAAGAAGGTGATTTAGCTATTACTGGGCAAGATTTGGATAAGATGAACCAAGCTGAATTAGAAGCAAAAGTTCGAGATGTTTCCGTTTATGCTCGTGTCAGTCCTGAAGATAAAATTAGAATCGTTCAAGCTTGGCAAGCCAATGGTGAAATTGTTGCAATGACAGGTGATGGAGTCAATGATGCGCCTGCATTGAAAGCGGCAGATGTTGGGATTGCAATGGGAATTACAGGTACAGATGTTTCTAAAAATGCTGCGGATATGATTTTAACGGATGATAATTTCGCTACAATTGTTGATGCAGTTGCAGAAGGACGAACAGCTTATGAAAATATTCGTAAAACTATTTATTTCTTATTAAGTACGAATTTTTCACAAATATTCATCATGTTAATCGCGGTAATTTTAGGCTGGGGAGTTCCAGTTGTAGCCGTACAATTATTATTAATTAACGTTGTTTCAGATGGTATTCCAGGATTTTGGTTAAGCCTTGAAAAACCAGATGCTGATATTATGAATAGAAAACCGATTCGTAAAGATGCTGGTATTTTCGCAAATGGTTTAGGCAAGAAAGTTGGAACGCAAGCTGTAGTCTTTACAATTGTAACCTTGATTGGTTTTTATATTGGTCAATTTGTGACGGTTAGTAGCAGTATTGGGGCAAGTTATGAAGTAGGAATGACGATGTCATTTGTGATTTTAGCATGGTCATCAGTTGCGCATATCTTCAATGTCCGAAGTGATAAATCCATTTTTAAAGTGGGTATTTTATCTAATCCTAGACTGTTTTATAGTGCACTTGGATCAATGTTAATTATTTTAGGTTTAGCTTTAATTCCTAGTTTAGCAACGATTTTCTTTTTAGTGCCAATGAGCTTAACGCACTGGATTATTTCTTTTGTGTTAGCCATGTCACCTCTTGTATTCGTTGAAATTCAAAAAAACTTTTTTACAAAAAAATAA